The Antedon mediterranea chromosome 7, ecAntMedi1.1, whole genome shotgun sequence genome has a segment encoding these proteins:
- the LOC140053989 gene encoding histone H2B, gonadal-like, translating into MPPKTSGKAAKKAGKAKAVRPTDKKRKRKRKESYSIYIYKVLKQIHPDTGISSRAMRIMNSFVNDIFERIAGEASRLAHYNKKSTITSREVQTAVRLLLPGELAKHAVSEGTKAVTKYPSSK; encoded by the exons ATGCCCCCAAAAACCTCAGGAAAAGCTGCTAAAAAAGCCGGTAAAGCTAAAGCCGTAAGACCAACAGACAAGAAAAGAAAACGTAAGCGAAAAGAAAGCTACAGTATTTACATCTACAAGGTATTGAAGCAAAT ccacCCGGACACTGGTATCTCAAGTAGAGCCATGAGAATCATGAACAGTTTTGTGAACGATATCTTCGAACGCATTGCTGGAGAAGCATCTCGTCTTGCTCACTACAACAAGAAATCTACCATCACCAGCAGGGAAGTCCAGACCGCTGTCCGCCTTTTGCTTCCCGGTGAATTGGCAAAACATGCCGTTTCTGAAGGTACCAAGGCAGTCACTAAATACCCCAGCTCCAAGTAG
- the LOC140054721 gene encoding histone H2A-like: MSGRGKGGKAKGKAKSRSSRAGLQFPVGGVHRCLRKGNYASRVGVGAPVYMAAVLEYLTAEILELAGNAARDNKKSRIIPRHLQLVIRNDEELHRLLGSLTIAQGSVLPNIQAVLLPKKTQSKVK; the protein is encoded by the coding sequence atgtctggaCGTGGTAAAGGAGGCAAAGCTAAAGGAAAGGCCAAGAGCCGATCAAGCCGTGCTGGACTTCAATTCCCAGTCGGTGGTGTTCACCGATGTTTACGAAAGGGCAACTATGCATCCCGGGTTGGTGTTGGTGCTCCAGTCTACATGGCTGCTGTACTTGAGTATTTGACTGCTGAAATCTTAGAATTGGCCGGTAACGCTGCACGTGATAACAAGAAAAGCAGAATTATCCCTCGTCATCTGCAACTTGTCATCCGGAATGACGAAGAATTACACCGTCTTCTCGGAAGTTTAACCATTGCACAGGGAAGTGTATTGCCAAACATCCAGGCTGTACTTCTACCAAAGAAGACTCAAAGCAAAGTCAAGTAA
- the LOC140054013 gene encoding histone H2A-like codes for MSGRGKGGKAKGKAKSRSSRAGLQFPVGGVHRFLRKGNYASRVGAGAPVYMAAVLEYLTAEILELAGNAARDNKKSRIIPRHLQLVIRNDEELHRLLGSLTIAQGSVLPNIQAVLLPKKTQSKVK; via the coding sequence ATGTCTGGACGTGGTAAAGGAGGCAAAGCTAAAGGAAAGGCCAAGAGCCGATCAAGCCGTGCTGGACTTCAATTCCCAGTCGGTGGTGTTCACCGATTTTTACGAAAGGGCAACTATGCATCCCGGGTTGGTGCTGGTGCTCCAGTCTACATGGCTGCTGTACTTGAGTATTTGACTGCTGAAATCTTAGAATTGGCCGGTAACGCTGCACGTGATAACAAGAAAAGCAGAATTATCCCTCGTCATCTGCAACTTGTCATCCGGAATGACGAAGAATTACACCGTCTTCTCGGAAGTTTAACCATTGCACAGGGAAGTGTATTGCCAAACATCCAGGCTGTACTTCTACCAAAGAAGACTCAAAGCAAAGTCAAGTAA